The genomic stretch GCGCATCGCCTCGAGCCGCTCGGCGGTGCAGAAGCAGGGATACGCCCGGCCGGACGCGACGAGACGATCGGCCGCGTCCCGATAGTGCGTGAGCCTCTCCGACTGGAAGTACGGGGCGTGCGGTCCCCCGGTCTCCGGTCCCTCGTCGTACTTGAGCCCCGCCCAGCGGAGCGAGTCGATGATCATCTCGACCGCGCCGGGGACGTGACGGCTGCGATCGGTGTCCTCGATCCTGAGCACGAATCTCCCGCCGGACCGCCGTGCGAACAGGTAGTTGTACAGCGCGGTCCTGAGCCCGCCGACGTGGAGGAATCCGGTCGGGCTGGGAGCGAACCGGACGCGGACCACATCGCTCATGCTCGTCTCCCGGGCCCTCTTCGAGGACCTCGCCCCCCCCGAGCGGACGGCTCACGGGTCCGGGCGGCCGGCGGGAACGATAGCAACGCGGCGGACGATCCGGCAAGCTTCCTTGACCGAGTCGGACGCGGTTCCTATAATCTGCCCGCACTCCGGAGCCTGCTGGGGAGTCGTCCAATGGTAGGACATGCGGCTCTGGACCGTAGAATCGGGGTTCGAATCCCTGCTCCCCAGCCAACAGCCGTCGGTTGAGCGCCGAGGGGAGGAGGCCGACATGGACAGCGCGCTCACCGTGCACCGGCTCCACTTCGCCTTCACCGCGACGTTCCACTACCTGTTTCCCCAGCTCACCATGGGGCTCGCGCTCCTGCTGTTCGTCCTCAAGGTGATGGCGCTCCGCACCGGCGAGGAAGATCACAACCGGGCCGCGCGCTTCTGGGGGAAGGTCTTCGCGGTGAGCTTCACGATGGGGGTCGTCACCGGGATCCCGCTGGAATTCCAGTTCGGGACGAACTGGTCTGAGTTCTCGAAGGCCGCAGGAGGCGTGATCGGGCAAACGCTGGCGATGGAGGGGACCTTCGCGTTCTTCCTCGAGTCGACTTTCCTCGGCCTGTTCCTGTTCGGCGAGAAGCGGCTCGGACCGCGGCTCCACACCGCCAGCGCCTTCCTCGTCTTCCTCGGCTCCTGGGTCTCGGGCTACTTCATCGTCGTCACGGACGCCTTCATGCAGCACCCCGCCGGCCACGCGGTCGCCGCGGACGGCAAGATCCTGCTCGCCAGCCTCGGGGGGCTCCTGCTGAACCCCTGGGGGCTCTGGCAGTACGCCCACACGATGGCCGGCTCGACGGTCACCGCCTCGTTCGCGATGGCGGCGGTGGGCTCCCTGTACCTCCTCCAGGAGCGCCACGGCGGGTACGGCAAGCTGTTCGTTCGGCTCGGCGTGATCGCAGGGACGATCGCCTCGCTCCTACAGGTCTTCCCCACCGGCGACGGCCAGGGACAGATGGTGGCCCGTCACCAGCCCGCGACGCTCGCGGCGATGGAAGGCCTGTTCAGGACCGAGGCTGGCGCTCCTCTCGCGATTGTCGGCCAGCCCGACGTCGAGCGGCGGCGCCTGGACAACCCGCTCACCGTCCCGAAGATGCTCAGCTTCCTCACGTACCGGCGCTGGAACGCCGAGGTGAAGGGCCTCGACGACTTCCCGCCGGAGAGCTGGCCCGACAACATACCGCTCCTCTACTACGCCTACCACGTGATGGTCGGGCTCGGCTCGATCTTCATCGCGATCATGGTGTTCTCGGCGTTCGAGCTCTACCGGGGGTCGCTGTACGCCTCGCGGCCGGCGCTCTGGGTCCTGATGCTCGCCTTCCCCTTCCCGTTCATCGCGAACACCGCGGGGTGGATCACCGCGGAGGTGGGTCGCCAGCCGTGGGTGATCTACGGCCTGATGAGGACGGCGGAGGGCTATTCGACCGCGGTCTCCGCCGGCAACGCCACGTTCACGCTCATCGGGTTCGCGGGGATGTACACCGTGCTCGGGATCCTGGCGGTGTACCTCATCGGACGCGAGATCGCCCACGGTCCCGAGCCCGCCGGCGGCTCCCTGGACCTGCGCCGGAGCTGAGAGTCGACATGGAGACGCTCTGGTTCTGCCTCGTCGCGATGATGGTGGCGATGTACGTCGTGTTCGACGGACTCGATCTCGGCGCGGGGATCCTACACCTCGTGCTGGGGAGGACCGACGAGGAGCGCCGCCTCGTGCTCAGGAGCATCGGGCCCGTGTGGGACGGGAACGAGGTCTGGCTCCTGGCGGGCGGCGGCGCGCTCTACTTCGCTTTCCCCGCGCTCTACGCCACCGGCTTCAGCGGCTTCTACCTTCCCCTGATGATGGTGCTGTGGCTCTTGATCCTCCGCGGGATCTCGGTGGAGTTCCGCAACCACATCGACAGCCGCGTCTGGGGTCCGTTCTGGGACGTGACGTTCTCGGGTTCGAGCGCGCTGCTCGCCGTGTTCTTCGGCGCCGCGCTCGGGAACGTCGTTCGCGGCGTCCCCCTGGACCCGCAGGGACATTTCTTCGTGCCGCTCTGGACCGACTTCCGGCCCGGGGCCAATCCCGGCGTGCTCGATTTCTACACCGTCCTGGCCGGCCTCACCGCGCTCGCCGCGCTCGCGCTGCACGGCGCGCTCTGGATCGCGCTCAAGACCGCGGGCGCTCTCGCGGTCCGCGCGCGGCGGGCGGTGGATGCCGCCTGGTGGGCCGCGGCCGCGCTCACCGTGATCCTGACCCTCCTCACGATGTGGGTACAGCCCCAGATCGCCCACAGCCTCACAGCGCGGCCGTGGGGATACGCGTTCCCGATCGTCGCGCTCGGGGGACTCGTCGCGGTACTCTGGTTCGCCGCGCACGAGCGGGATGCGGCGGCTTTCCTCGCGTCGAGCGCCTACATCGTCGGGATGCTCACCAGCGCGGCGTTCGGCCTCTACCCGTACGTGCTCCCGTCGACGACCGACCCGTCCCGCGGGCTCACGGTCCACAACGCGGCCGCGCCGGCCGCCGGTCTCCGGATCGGCCTCGCCTGGTGGATCCCTGGCATGATGCTGGTCGCGGGGTACTTCGTGTTCACCTACCGACGGTTCGCCGGGAAGGTCGACCTCGGCGACGGAGGGTATTGAGCGCGATGCGGGCGATGGTCCTGCACGCCAACGCGCCGATCGCCGAGCGCCCCCTCGAGCCCTCCGACGCCCAGGACCCGGAGCCGGGCGCGGGGGAGGTCCGGGTGCGCGTCCGGGCGTGCGCGATCTGCCGGACCGACCTGCACGTGATCGAGGGGGAACTCCCGGCGCGCCGACTTCCCCTGATCCCCGGCCACCAGGTCGTCGGGACGGTGGACCGGCTGGGTCCCGGCTGCACCCGGCGCGTCGTCGGGGAGCGGGTCGGGATCGCCTGGCTCCGGAGCACCTGCGGCGCGTGCGCCTTCTGCCGGTCGGGATCGGAGAACCTCTGCGAGCTGTCCCGCTACACGGGTTACCACGCGGACGGCGGGTACGCCGAGCTGGCGGTGGTCCCGGAGGCTTACGCCTACCGGCTCCCGGAAGCGTTCTCGGACCTCGAGGCGGCGCCGCTCCTGTGCGCCGGGATCATCGGCTACCGCGCGCTCCGGCGCAGCGACGTGCCCGCGGGGGGACGGCTCGGGCTCTACGGGTTCGGCTCGTCGGCGCACGTCGTGCTGCAGATCGCGCGGCACCGGGGGTGCGAGATCCACGTGGCCACGCGCGGCGAGAGCCACCGGGAACTCGCCCGCCGGATGGGGGCGGTCTGGGTGGGCGGTGCCTTCGACGCTCCTCCGGTTCCCCTCGATGCGGCCATCGTGTTCGCGCCGGTCGGGGAGATCGTGCCTAGGGCGCTCCGTTCGGTTCGGAGGGGCGGCACCGTGGTGCTGGCGGGCATCTACATGACGCCCGTTCCGTCCATGGCGTACGACGAGTTCCTCTTCCACGAGAAGAATCTCAGGAGCGTCGAGGCGAATACCCGCGCCGACGGCGAGGACCTCCTGCGCGAGGCCGCGGAGATCCCGCTCCGACCGGAAGTGACGACGTTCCCCCTGGAGCACGCCAACGAGGCTCTGGTCCGCCTCAAGCAGGACCGGATCGACGGGACGGGCGTGCTGATCATCGGCGGCCCCCGCGGCTGAACGCGATCGCCGCCGTCGGAGGCCTCGATGCTCAAGCTCGTCGTGGTCATGGCTCTCGCCACAGCTTCCACTCCGCTCCTGGCCCAGGCCGTCTCCGCTCCGCCCCGGCCGGTCCCGCCGTCGCTCGAGGAGGTCCGCAAGGGCATGGGGATTCCGTCCCGGAACGACGTGCGGGGGCAGCAGGACGTCGTCGGCTACGCGTCCAACGCCGAGCAGATGGCCAGGGTGTGGGAGCTGTCCGCCGCGCCGCCCGCCCCCGAGCGCCTCGGCGAGGCTCCGGCCCCTGGCGTCGCGGGAGTCATCTGCCCCCACGACGACTACCTGTACGCCGGGAGGGTGTACCGCCGGGTGCTTCCTCTGCTGACCGCGCGCACCGTGGTCCTCGTGGGCGTGTTCCACAAGTACCGGCGGTTCGGAGCGCACGACCGGCTGGTGTTCGACCCCTACCGCACCTGGCGCACCCCCGACGGCGAGGTGCCGGTCTCTCCCCTCCGCGAGGATCTGCTGGCGGCGCTGCCGAAGGACGACGTGGTGCAGGACGCGGCGATGCACGACGGCGAGCACTCCCTCGAAGCGCTGGTGTTCTGGCTCCGCCACGCCCGGCCCGACCTCGAGATCGTCCCGATCATCGTTCCCGCCGCCGGCTTCCCGCGCCTCCTGGAGCTCGCCGACCACCTCGGCCGTGCGCTGGCTTCGAGCCTCGAAAAGCGCGGGTGGCGTTTCGGGCGCGACGTGGCGATCGCCATCTCGACCGATGCCGTGCACTACGGACCGGATTTCAAGTACGCTCCGTTCGGGGAAGGCGGGGTGGACGCCTACGTCCGCGCGGCGGAGCAGGACCGCGCGATCCTCCGCGGCCCCCTGTCGGGCCCGGTATCCGTCGAGAAGGTGCGGCGGCTTTACGGCCAGTTCGTGAACCCGGAGCAGCCCGACGACTACCGGCTGACCTGGTGCGGCCGATTCGCTCTACCGCTCGGCCTCCTGCTCCTCGAGGACACGGCGCGCTCGCTCGGTGAGGGCACGCCGGTCGGGCA from Terriglobia bacterium encodes the following:
- a CDS encoding cytochrome ubiquinol oxidase subunit I, which codes for MDSALTVHRLHFAFTATFHYLFPQLTMGLALLLFVLKVMALRTGEEDHNRAARFWGKVFAVSFTMGVVTGIPLEFQFGTNWSEFSKAAGGVIGQTLAMEGTFAFFLESTFLGLFLFGEKRLGPRLHTASAFLVFLGSWVSGYFIVVTDAFMQHPAGHAVAADGKILLASLGGLLLNPWGLWQYAHTMAGSTVTASFAMAAVGSLYLLQERHGGYGKLFVRLGVIAGTIASLLQVFPTGDGQGQMVARHQPATLAAMEGLFRTEAGAPLAIVGQPDVERRRLDNPLTVPKMLSFLTYRRWNAEVKGLDDFPPESWPDNIPLLYYAYHVMVGLGSIFIAIMVFSAFELYRGSLYASRPALWVLMLAFPFPFIANTAGWITAEVGRQPWVIYGLMRTAEGYSTAVSAGNATFTLIGFAGMYTVLGILAVYLIGREIAHGPEPAGGSLDLRRS
- the cydB gene encoding cytochrome d ubiquinol oxidase subunit II encodes the protein METLWFCLVAMMVAMYVVFDGLDLGAGILHLVLGRTDEERRLVLRSIGPVWDGNEVWLLAGGGALYFAFPALYATGFSGFYLPLMMVLWLLILRGISVEFRNHIDSRVWGPFWDVTFSGSSALLAVFFGAALGNVVRGVPLDPQGHFFVPLWTDFRPGANPGVLDFYTVLAGLTALAALALHGALWIALKTAGALAVRARRAVDAAWWAAAALTVILTLLTMWVQPQIAHSLTARPWGYAFPIVALGGLVAVLWFAAHERDAAAFLASSAYIVGMLTSAAFGLYPYVLPSTTDPSRGLTVHNAAAPAAGLRIGLAWWIPGMMLVAGYFVFTYRRFAGKVDLGDGGY
- a CDS encoding zinc-dependent alcohol dehydrogenase family protein, which produces MRAMVLHANAPIAERPLEPSDAQDPEPGAGEVRVRVRACAICRTDLHVIEGELPARRLPLIPGHQVVGTVDRLGPGCTRRVVGERVGIAWLRSTCGACAFCRSGSENLCELSRYTGYHADGGYAELAVVPEAYAYRLPEAFSDLEAAPLLCAGIIGYRALRRSDVPAGGRLGLYGFGSSAHVVLQIARHRGCEIHVATRGESHRELARRMGAVWVGGAFDAPPVPLDAAIVFAPVGEIVPRALRSVRRGGTVVLAGIYMTPVPSMAYDEFLFHEKNLRSVEANTRADGEDLLREAAEIPLRPEVTTFPLEHANEALVRLKQDRIDGTGVLIIGGPRG
- the amrB gene encoding AmmeMemoRadiSam system protein B, which encodes MLKLVVVMALATASTPLLAQAVSAPPRPVPPSLEEVRKGMGIPSRNDVRGQQDVVGYASNAEQMARVWELSAAPPAPERLGEAPAPGVAGVICPHDDYLYAGRVYRRVLPLLTARTVVLVGVFHKYRRFGAHDRLVFDPYRTWRTPDGEVPVSPLREDLLAALPKDDVVQDAAMHDGEHSLEALVFWLRHARPDLEIVPIIVPAAGFPRLLELADHLGRALASSLEKRGWRFGRDVAIAISTDAVHYGPDFKYAPFGEGGVDAYVRAAEQDRAILRGPLSGPVSVEKVRRLYGQFVNPEQPDDYRLTWCGRFALPLGLLLLEDTARSLGEGTPVGHPIAYATSVGAPELPVRDVELGPTAPANLYHFVGYPAVAFTVP